Within Syngnathus scovelli strain Florida chromosome 22, RoL_Ssco_1.2, whole genome shotgun sequence, the genomic segment ACAGCGTATAAAAGAGACCACTTGGGAAACAGATTAGTGGGCTATTAGGGAATTGGGTCAGCATCGCTAACGTATTATTCAGCAGCATGAGAGAGTTTCATTGGCACAGGTCTCAGGTTCTGGAAGAAAAAAGTTTTTCCATCATCAAATGGGAATGGGGGGGCTTCAAGATAGCAGTTCGCAATGAGCTGTCAAGTGAGCCACCTTGTAATGGAACCAAAGCAAGACCACGCCCTCTCCTCCCCTTTTTCGTCCCTCAACATGTGAATACTGTTTTTCAACAAGGACGCATTCCATTGGAGTGACATAAGTCCTCCTATAGATGTCCCCGTCACATGGAAACAGAGGCCTCatgacaaaaacagttttggtaAAATAAACGTAAGTGAAGGGCGTTGGTGTTTCGAAAAGGTGACTCCGACACCTGAGGCTCACATTTCGTAACAGGGGTCGTAACAGAAGGTCAAGTGACGCAAGGAGGAAAGTCGAGACTTTGGGAAAAGTCTCCATTTTCAACGCAATTAATTTATCCATTAAACTAAAGTCAAGTTAAAATTTTCAAGCGCATTTATTGTTTCGCTAAACACCAGCGACTTTATGAAGTGTTCCATCCAGCTTAATTTACCAACGCAtcccaaaatgtttattttccttTGCATACTTGCATATATAAAATACAGTAGTGGCTATacattctgcaaaaggagggcaaaaaaaaaaaagtgtgctcaCGTTGCACTGCAACGTGACTAGAGGAGGTGGGCGCGGCTCCAGAAAAAAAACCTGATGCAAGGCCAACACGAGAATGTGTGTCACATTTTGCGGGAGCCGGGAAATGGCAACCCCTGCCAAGtttctttgacctactttccgtGCAGGACTCAAAGTAGCACAGAGGAGTCACACAGAGCACGGAACAACACGTCCAGAATTGCGCGCGCTAAAATGACCTTTTGGAACATGTCTACAGGGTAAGAAAACTTTTAAGAATACTTTTATGCATAGAATTTACAAATATATCTAGTTGTAGTTATCTATTttaagttttttctttttaatttcttaacttttctttttttttttcagttttgttattgttgcGTTTAATTGCATTACGGTCATTTTAGTATTGTAGtcatacaatgtatgtttttagTCCAACCACGTGACTAAATTCTCGCGTGGGACGGCCCCCACCACAGCGACAGCCCTCCCCATCACGCCCGAGTCCCAGTCCATAACAAACAAGTGGTAGAGATAAGAGGACGGGAGCAAGCTTTCTCCGCGGATTGTACAGTCAGACTTTCAACGCGACACTGTTTTCTCCGAGCTTGTCACGAACACATCTTATTTTTCTTGCGTTGGGTATTTTTGGtgcgtttattaaaaaaaactgtcgGAATTTTTGACTTCACACCGTGTCAGACTTCTATGGTAAGtttttaaaatagtttttttcctTTATTCTGCACATAATATAGTTTAATTTGGATATTAGTGCGTGTTTAACGTTGTTTCGTGAGATCATTTGGATCTTTGACAAGTTGTTTGTGTGACGCATCTCATTGACCTACATCCTCTTGGCAAAGAAAGTGCGTCATCTACTATCACGAGTGCATCCGAATTTAGTTTTATGAGAATTTTCCCgcgtgaaatcttttttttaaatgctgtcgTTGATATTTACGCTATTTTCTGCGGAAAAACGGGACAACTCGGGCCAAGTGCGCACGTACTGTACTGTAACTTGATCTGCATGACGCGCCCACTTCATTTCCAGACGCAAACAACTTTCTCTCCATGCACAAATTCTAAACGTGCATTTTGGATATTTGTTTAACAATAGCCAAAAATCAAGTAATTTGATTTGTTAAATTCTGAGGTGGTCTCAAGCAATGCATTTCAGTGTGACGTGTTTACTGTACTTTCTTCTTACTGTACATTCCGAGTAGCACCAAGCTCCGcccccttgttttttttcctcttagtTTCTTAACCAAACACTTTCCGCGACTAATTCAACCCGACGAGACTCTTTTTGTGGGCTAAATTATGACTAAACATACCCAACTGCTGTCATATGTGTTGTAATTATTTTTGCATGCAGACAGGCCTAATTAAAACACCGCAGGGAGTCATAATCTGAATAATctgatgacccccccccccctttgcccCCCAATTAATCCGAGACATTAGATGCAAATTTAATTTAGGATTATGCCGCAATTAGTGGTTGTGACAGATTATCTCACAATAGGAGTCTTTTGTGTCATTATTATTAGTGCTATACAAAATGTAATGGATCCAATTCTACATTTTGTTTGCCAtactttacccccccccccccccccccccccgtacaTAATACAGTGTCTGCCGACTGTATAGATAACCTTATCTGCTCACGCGTACGTTTGAAGGCCTCAAATTTTCCCGATAAAAGCTACACAGAGATTGTGTGTCAAATGTCAACTTTTCCAGGTCGTAGCTAAAACTGAAGCTCATGACCTCTGAACCCAACAGCAGCACGCTAATTAATTTTGTCAGAGAGCAGAGGCGGAATGCTGTGAAGCATTTCTCATGAGTTTAACATATGTGCAACCCTTCACCTTTCGTGGAGCCCTTTGACCCTCTGACTCAAGAGCAGCTATGCTAGTCAAAAGATTTATGTGGTGGTCATGTACCTGTTCACATAAAGTTGTACAGGTGTGATGCAAGACAACCAATAAATTAGTGGTTCTCAAATTGGGGTCCTCAGATTTGTTGTTTCTGCAGAATAAttagcaaaaaaatattttcttgcaCTTGCAAATACACCAAATACAGCTAGAATGAAAAAGCCAGAGTAAAAAAGGTCACGTCTCATTAGGCACAAAAGGTCACGTCTCATTAGTCACAAGTGGAACAGAGCACTCACCTTTGGCACCCGTTTGTCATCCGACAGGGACATGGCGATGGAAACGCCATCAACGTCAACGACCGAGTCCGAAATCTCACGCCTGGGTGGCGTGGAGGCCCTGAGGCTAAAAGTGGGTCCGGTGCGGAGGAACCTCTTCGGTCCCGTGGACCACCAGCAGCTGCGTGAAGACTTCCAGCGGCTGCTGTGCATGGGCATCGAGACGGCCAACAAGCGGTGGAACTACGACTTCCTTGAAGACACGCCGGGCACGGGATCCAACGTCCAGTGGGAGGAAGTGCGGTGCCAAGACATGCCGGGTTTCTACCGCGGCTGCACGGTGAGGCCGGCGGTGCGATCGGGCAAGCCGGTGAGGCGGAGCTCCACCTCGTCGGGCGAGGGCTCCCCTACGTCCAGCAGCTCTTCGGGATCCGGGGACGAGTACCTGGAGGTGACCACCAGGGGGTGCTACAGGCTGAAACGGCCAGAAAAACGCAGACAAGCCCCCATCACAGGTAAATCCGAAAATCCAaatcatatataaaaaaaaaaaatgaatatcagTCACCAACCTCTGCCTTTTTGTGTCACTCCAGATTTCTTCAAGGTGAAAAGGAGGCGGCTTCTACATTACAAAGGCTCATCCCGACAATAAGACCACCTCATAAATATCAAATGAACATAtgtagcatatatatatatatatatatatattctatatAGTTTTCTTCAGCTTTTTTCGCTATACTGTGAAATTATATTACGTGCACTCTTACGGACAACTACTCTTACGGTGAGCTCAGAAGTTTTCATTCGAAGAGTCACCATTCCTAACCCCAtgtcgtcatttaaaaaaaaaaaaaaatggcggcaTGGTAGTGATTCGCTCCAGGTTAGAGATCAACGGTGGAGACTTGATGTGGCTTCACTAATAATCCCATTAtaatgactatttatttattattcatgacGCTAGCTCGTCgtcaaaaaaagattaaaaaaaaacaaaaaaaatataacacGCAATGTGTACAACGAGGTAAAATAAGATGTTTGTGGATCCGCGTGCCATTGCCCCCAAAATTGTGTGATTATGGCTCCACCGTTGCCACTAGGAAATGTAGATTAAACAtcacaacaaaaaaatcacactaTCTGCGCTTCTAACGTATTATTTACGTAAAGGGGTATTTaacatcttttttattttggcagcAGTATAGACAAACCTTATTTAGTTATTATTTCAATGCTTTTAAATAATGTAGCATTTTGGTTGTGCCTCACTTTTGTGCCAGTTTGTAAACTTTAGGCAAAAAGTATTGTGACGGTTGAATTTAATGGCGTCTCAAgcatttttattcatattaGAGGAACTTATAGGGTTAAAAATGTTCTCTGTTCTCAAAACTACACAATTCAGATTTGTGGTTTTTAAAGCCATACGTTGGATAGACTCATTACTACCTCATTTCAGTCAAATATACAAaaagtataaaaataaataaacaatgcaACTCAGGTTGTTTGCATCTGTTGGATCAGTTAAGAGAAATTGagatactttttttgtttttgtcagtttCACATCGGGTAAAAGAGTCAGCGAGGGGGCTCGGAGGGGCCCGCACTGCTTTTGTTGTCACTCACttggccttttgagttgctttgaCAGCCAAGTGGGGGAAGGGCCGCTAGCAGGTCTGAGAAAATGCTTTGGACCCCTTTTTAAAATATGACAGTATCATGACCAATTAATTAGCcacgccccttttttttttgttagtctCTCAATCTCTCTTTGCTGCACCAACAAAGTCAGTCACTGCAAAAAATCATTGTCTTGCTTTGAAAAGggtatatttcagaaaacgattgTTTTACTTGTGTGTGAGTGAAAAACATTGATAAGAAAAAAAGTTAACTTATTTGGAGTTTATATTGTGTGTTTAGAGTTATGAATATCCCTTCTATTTGTTGCTATTACTAATTGTGTCATTTCTGAGATCTTTGCACTACTCCAACATTGTTGACAGAGAGATATTTTTGTATGGTAATCtttaaaataatgataaaaaaaaactcttgactgTTAAGCTTTTTCACACTTTCCTCACTGAGGGCAATTCTCTCATTTTTCTAATTTATCTGTCACAGCTATATCAGTCTCTTTTTTGTATTCTGCATAAATGTATGATAATCATTTTTTGTAATCACGTGTGTATCCTATAAAGATTGAAAAGTACAGAATCGTATATTTGTATGGAGTTGTTAAAAAGATTCTGAATATTGCTGGGCTGTTTGTACACTGCTAcctttgtctgtgacttctttacATGTgctcaaatgaataaaaaaaaaatttgatttaCGGAGTTGacgcattgattttttttctcctcggcGACACCACCATCTAGCGGCTGAAAAGCGACACTGCAATTTGACCTAGTTTTCACCACGATAAAAAAAGCCAAATATTAGTTGTTTGAATAGCGTCGAAATCTGTCAACTGTTCCAAACTATAAATATCAAAACGAGTCACATCGATTGCTTATAAATTCACTTTACTTTTCAATTGGATGAAGTGCTTTAACAAGTGCATTTAAGTATGTTAGCACACCAATAATTTATTGGTGCTTGATAAAGCCACACATTCATCATACGACCCCCATTTATCCTACACAAAATGCtctttcatttgaaaaaaaaaggaaaatataaataatgataaaacaTTCCTTACCTAGTTTAACTTCTACTGCGGTACGGCAGTTCATTACGAGTTGTCTCGCCGCCCCGAGCGAGTCATCTGGGGCATGATAGGTCACGACCCCAAAGCATTGCGCAGCTAATGCAAATGAGTTCCCGGCCTACTGAAAGTAAATTAAATGGAAAGAGCGTTAGTGTTGCAGTCATATACGGAAATTGGAAtgattgcgtgtgtgtgtgtggggggggggggggggggggggggggggcaaactaATGACCCAACGCCAAAGGACACTTAACCTGATTATAAGAAACTGAAACTGTCTATAGTCCATCATCCATTTCCACATGGGCACCCTGTGAACTGCAATATGTCTCCAAGTAACACCACAGTGCATTTTTTGAAAGTATTTACAAACTGGGCTGTTGTCAGTCCAATTATAAATGAATGTTCATGTCAGTCTTTTCGAAAGGACGCCATCCTCTGAGGCTTGGAGGaaagaaaacaattttttttttttttccccagcaagGTAGTGAGGAGGAGTTCAGAGTTGGTGATGGCGGGTTTGCCGCTCTCTCCACATGGCGCTTGCCTCCGTCATGATCAGGGGAGTGATGAAAACAATGCTGCCCCCTG encodes:
- the LOC125992191 gene encoding cyclin-dependent kinase inhibitor 1 isoform X1, whose translation is MTFWNMSTGDMAMETPSTSTTESEISRLGGVEALRLKVGPVRRNLFGPVDHQQLREDFQRLLCMGIETANKRWNYDFLEDTPGTGSNVQWEEVRCQDMPGFYRGCTVRPAVRSGKPVRRSSTSSGEGSPTSSSSSGSGDEYLEVTTRGCYRLKRPEKRRQAPITDFFKVKRRRLLHYKGSSRQ
- the LOC125992191 gene encoding cyclin-dependent kinase inhibitor 1 isoform X2, coding for MAMETPSTSTTESEISRLGGVEALRLKVGPVRRNLFGPVDHQQLREDFQRLLCMGIETANKRWNYDFLEDTPGTGSNVQWEEVRCQDMPGFYRGCTVRPAVRSGKPVRRSSTSSGEGSPTSSSSSGSGDEYLEVTTRGCYRLKRPEKRRQAPITDFFKVKRRRLLHYKGSSRQ